A segment of the Hymenobacter volaticus genome:
TGGATCGGTCTTGCTCACGCGATAGGTTTCATATGAGGTGAAACCAAGACTTACAACGCTTGCAGCGCTGCTTACCAGGAACGGTCGATATAGATGATAAGCAGCAGGAAGCAACCGAATATGGCAGTTAAGGCAGTTAGCCTTAAGCGGAATCTATAAACTAGGCTAGTAGAACGTGCGAGAAACAAAGCTTTATTCAGCTTTTTTACGGGCCTTGGCTTTTCTTTTGGGGGCAACCGTAGCCGCTGTTTCCACTTGATCCTGCTGTTCTTCTACGGCCGGGTTTGAGGCTGGTACGGGGGAAGCCGTAGGTGCAACGCTCGTGACCGACGGCGTATTGGCTCGTTGCTTGGCCCAATAAGTAAGGCCAGCGGCCAACAGCGCCACGCCGCCTACCACAACTTGTCCAGTGCTGAGTTCACCTACCTGCCGACGCAGGTCCTTGACTGTATTGAACTGCGCAAGTAGGCCATTGAAGCCTTCCGCCGCGGGAGCGGGCTTACTCTTCTTGCCTTTCTTGTTCTTTTTCTCGAGCTCCTTAGAGCTTGAATTCTTTTTGTCTTTAGCCATGGTCGGGTAGGAAATACTAACCAACCTATGTACGAAGGCGGATGCGAGGTGTTCGATGCGGACTGGGGTGAAAGTCACGCGCCTGAATGAGAGGCCGATGTGCTACCGGAATGGTGCCAAGCCTAAGCATACAAGTAATAGTGGGCCAGCAGTAGCATTAAGCTGCTCATGAACAAGGCAATGACTAAGTCATGGCGAGAGGGAATAGTCGATGGTTTCCTGACTACCGCCATGTTGAATCCCCTATCTTATCCGCCTTGTTTTAGCGGCACTTTTCCATGTTAAGTTTTTCCATAGCCAAGAATTAGCGTGCCATCACGCGCCGGCTCAGCAGTTTGGGACCATTAGTTTGTCTTTGGCCATAAAGAAAGCATTAACTCAACTAGACCATGGGGAAGCTAGTCCACTGGCTAAATAGTTTGGCTTTGGCTGATAAGATACACGGTTCACAAAACGATAACAGCCGCGTTACATACAAGTCAGAGACCCGTACCATCTTTGTGCACCTCTCATGGCTGCTGGTATAGTGATAACGCGCGGTGCTTAGCCCATCTGCGTGCCCGGTCTTGCAAAGCAAAGACTCGTTCGAACTGTTAAAGGGGCAAAGCTCACTAGAACAGTGTATTTCTGCTTATTCCTTATTTTCTACTACTCTAATTATTACGCTAGTTATGTCTATGGCTCTATCGTATAAGCTGCGTCATACCTGGCGGTGTCTGCAGCTCTTGCCCCGTTCAAGTGCTTCTCCGGCCGTTCAGCAGGAATTGAACTCGCTGCTCGCGGCCACCGTAACGGTCTTATTCCAGTCGTACCCCGATCAACTCACCGCTGCCCAGCATCAACTGCTACGCCACTTGCTCGTTGTAGAGCACCAGTACACGATCATGCCAGAACGCGCGCTGGCCGAACCTTCGTGCTGGGAGGCAGTGCGGGACACCTTACTGGCCTCCGTAGCGGCGACGTTTCCCGCTCCGCTAGTTTTTCCTCGCCCGACTGCTGCCCCCTAGCCTTGGTCTGCATCGCCCCCGCCTGATGGCTCTTTCTCAACTTGCTTTTAGCTTATTGCCTTTAGAGCAGCAGTTGCCGCTGGTATGGCTCGGGGGCCGGTTCTTAGCCGCCCGCCACTTGGGCCCGCAGGTTGTGGCGCTTTATTCCCTGCCTCCCTTCTTGGTGGAAGTGTACTATGAGCCGGACGGCCCGACGGTGCTGCGCACCCGCACCTTGCCCGTAGGCGCACGCTTAGACGCCTATGCGGATTACCTCTCGCTGCCTTGCTCTTAACTTCCCCTCACTAGGCCCATATACTAGATATACAGGGTACAGTCGCGGGGGCAGCCATCCCACCAACTCAATTCCTATTTCATTCGAGGCAACCCGCTAGCACGCCGACCTAGTCGTCGTGTTGCGAATTCGAGACGAATTGCGCAATACGCGAGCGACTTACTTGCCGCTGAGCTTATTGCAGAGCCGTTCCGGTGTTTATGCTGCCGCTAATCCGCTAAGCACATAAGTCCAGCCGACCGTGAGCAATGCTGAGTAAGTCAGAACAGGTGGCTTAGTAGCTTATCTTCTCCCCGGCAGGGCTCACCGGTGACGAAAAGAGGTAAACCGCCTGCTGGCTTTTATTTGACTGGCGTTTTCAATTGAACAAAGTAGATCCTATTTCGGTCCACTTGATTGGTGGCGGGCAATAGCTTGGGCGCAAACCCATTCAACCCATTGTCGAGCACCCCAAAATCATCATCGTTGGCAATGGCCAGCTGGTTGTTGCCAATCAGAACGAGGCCCTCGGCCTTATCGTGCGGATAAACTGGCGAGATATCCGTTAGCAAGTCCAGAACTAGGGTTTTGGTGACCGGCACAATACCAGCGGCGCTCAACCCGGTGCGGTCTTTCAACTGCTCCACCGTTAAACCATTGTACAGCTTGCCAGCCGCCGCGTTTGCGGCATCTGAAATGTCGGTCGCCCCCGCCAAGTCGAATTGATAGACCCGCTTGAAGGTGGCCGGAGCCGTAGTATTGCCGCCATACAAGCCGTCGCGCTCCAGAGCCAGGAAGGTGGTGTTGGTGATGGCGACAATCTCGCTGCACCCTGTCAGGCTCGCGTTTTCCATCAGGTACACATACTGCTTGGTAGCACCGGTAGCGATGTCGAACGTCAAGATCCGAATCACGGTCGAGCCCGCCACGGCAGCGGCGGTTGGGTTATAGAGCGGAGACTGCAGGAGCCCAACCAGCGTCTTGCCATCGGGCGTAATGGTGAGGCCCTCCATGCCGCGGTTGGGTCGCCGCCGGGCTAGTACCGCCGGCAGCCGTCGCCCGCCCGTGCCGCTGCCGAAGGGGTTGATCCGCTCCAGCGTGCGACCCGTACCATCGAAATGCGTTATATGTGGCCCATATTCGTCGCTGACCCAGAAGGTACCATCCGCAGCCAGCACCAGGCCTTCCGAGTCGATACCCTCCGCGTCGGGAGCTAGGACCTGACCGTTCAGATCCAACGCAATTTCACCGGTATTGCCCTGCCCAATGGGGTTAGGCAGCCCCGTCAGCAGGTGACCAGAGGCGTTCTTAAGTGAAATTGTTTGCTCGAGTACCAATTGCTGGCCCTGCCGCCGAAACTTGCCAATCTGGGGAGTAAAATCGGCCTTGCCGAAAATTATGGTGTTGGGGGCGGTGCCAGCGGCGTTCGGGCCCCGGTCGGTGAGCAGGTAGAAGACCGTCGGGTCATTGGGGTCCTGAGCAATAGAGGAGCCAAAGCCCCCATTGTAGAGCACGGTACCATTGGGCGCAGTGGCCAACACGGTGGGGTTGCTTGCTTCCGCATAGGCCGGATACGTACCGGAACTGGACTCATCATCGTCGTTGCAACCACTCACTAGGGCACTGCAAACAAGCATTCCACTAAGCG
Coding sequences within it:
- a CDS encoding esterase-like activity of phytase family protein is translated as MRATSYPFFRALSGMLVCSALVSGCNDDDESSSGTYPAYAEASNPTVLATAPNGTVLYNGGFGSSIAQDPNDPTVFYLLTDRGPNAAGTAPNTIIFGKADFTPQIGKFRRQGQQLVLEQTISLKNASGHLLTGLPNPIGQGNTGEIALDLNGQVLAPDAEGIDSEGLVLAADGTFWVSDEYGPHITHFDGTGRTLERINPFGSGTGGRRLPAVLARRRPNRGMEGLTITPDGKTLVGLLQSPLYNPTAAAVAGSTVIRILTFDIATGATKQYVYLMENASLTGCSEIVAITNTTFLALERDGLYGGNTTAPATFKRVYQFDLAGATDISDAANAAAGKLYNGLTVEQLKDRTGLSAAGIVPVTKTLVLDLLTDISPVYPHDKAEGLVLIGNNQLAIANDDDFGVLDNGLNGFAPKLLPATNQVDRNRIYFVQLKTPVK